TTAAAAAGCTGTTGATTTCTCAACAGCTTTCATAATTTAAATTATTCTACCTTGTATTTTGGCAATTACTCTTAGGTTATCTATTGAAGATCTAAATTTTTCTGGTTTTAAAGATTGATCTCCAAAGGGTACCCATATTGTTATTTAGCCACAAAAAAATAAAAACACTTCATCCTACAAAAGGACGAAATGCAAAGTTTCGTTACCACCTAAATAACCATCTTTGTCAGGCACAGATTGCTCGATATTTTGTCCTTATAACGGTAGACACTCCGGTTAATGCTACTATTTGTGGAGTTTTTATTTGCTACACATTAGGAAAATGTAAAGGATGAGTCATATTTAATCTTTACTATTATGTTATAAAATGGTAGTATTGATTTATATTAAGAATGTTGAATTGCAATCGTATTTTAAAGAGAAAGTAATTTATATGGTATAGAATGAGAGGAGAAAATTTATGCCAAAGGTGATTACAATAATTCCAACTATTTTTTTAGGTTTTATATTTTTTTACGGGTTATTAAATGCTATAATTCCGAAAATGCTGTGGAAAACCTTTGAAAGCTGGAAGGCAACAAAAGAGCCAACTAATACTTATTTCATGTCGCGGAGAATAGCAGGTATTATTACAATGCTTATAGTTTCTGGTATTTTTTTATTTCCTTACTTAATGAGTAAACAATAAAATAACATTAGAATGCGAGGCATATTACTTAAATATGGTATGCATTCTTTTTTTATATGAACTTTAAATGTTGGAGAAAGATATGGTGCATGATATTTTTGAAATAAATAAGAGCTCCTATCAAAAAAATATTATTAATGAACACTTGTAATATAATATGCCCAAACTATAAATAAAGAGGAAGGATGATTCATATGAAAACTAGTTATGCCACAATTATGTTTACAGTTATTAACTTTGTACTATTATTTGCAATCATAGTAGTGATATATAAAGCAATACAAGGCTTTAAAAGTTTTATTAATAGAAATAAAGAGATGGATAAAAAGATAGATATTATTCTAAACAAATTAGAAAATAAGGAAGATAAATAAAAAAATCATATATTTATACTTTGCTTCAAAATGTAAAAAAGCAAAAGCTTTTTAATACTAAAAGTGTTCATTAAAGCGATTCCCATTAATGAATACTTGTATTTAAAAGCGAAGTATAATTATTTATTTAATTGGAGGATATAATAATAAGTTATAAAGAATAGATTATAATTATTTTGAGGCATACGATACAATTCCTATGCAAGTTGATGTAACCAGCCATTATGTGTTAAATAAAATTAATACTGTATGGGTTATTTTAGGTTTGGCAATAGCGCTAACTATTATATAGTCCAGTTAGAGTGGTATTGTAAAAGCCTTATATAATAAGGAAATGTGATTAATTTAACGCTAAATATATCTAAATTTAGACTTTGTCTCGTTGCGAAAAATAATAAATTCAAACAGAGGAAAATAGCATTAATATAAAAATCAATACTATTTTAAATTTCATAATTTATTTGAAGTACGACATAAAAACACCGTAAATTCAGTTATGAATATTACGGTGTTTTATGAATTATTCGGTTTTAGTAGTTGCACCGCTTTATATGAAGAATGAGTATTATTTTGACTATGAATTAAATCTCTATCATGATTTTATTACTATTTTATATCGCTTTCTTCTTTATCTAATTCTTCTGCAATTTTTTTCTGCCTCTTTTGATTTAGCTTATATATAGGCGAGTATATCAAGAATGTTACAACTGTTCCAGAAACAAATAGCATTGCCAAAGTTATCATAAAGAATATGCCGTCTGTATATTTTTCGCCATATCTTGCGTAATTTGCGATTCCTGAAATTACACATGTTGCTAAGCCACCCACAAGGCTTATTAATACAACTGATTTTTTACCGCTATTTTTTGTTTCACACAAATCATTCCCTGCTATGATGTTCCTAATTACAATATATATGAAAGCTCCAAATAAGCATATAACCTCTGTTACGCATTGTGAAAAAGGTACGTTGAAAACATATTCCTTAATAAATAAGGATATACCCAGTCCACCGAGCAATAGATTGCAAACTTCATTGCCAATTTTACGTTTTTGAGCCACAGCCCGCTCATCATGTATTAAGTTTTTTTTCATGTTTTTCCTCCCAAAATAAATCATTTAATGTTTTGCCAAGTGTTTCGCATATTGAAATACAAAGATTTAGTGAAGGGTTATAATTTCCTGATTCAATCAGTCCAATCGTTTGGCGTGTAACAGCCACAGCTTTTGCTAAATCCTCTTGTTTCATATCACATTCAATACGAGCAATTTTCATTCGTTTATTTTTCATATATTACCTCCTTACATTACATAGTATACTATATATATTTCTTAATGTAAAGTATATATTGCATTTATTTATTCACAAAATAATAGCAGATAACTTTATGTCTGCTACATAAAACATAAATAATCCTACTCAGCATTTTTCTACAATCTCGGCTTAAATCAATTACTTCTATAGGGTGTATTTAAGTTTTAAAAGCATTGCTTTTAATAGCCTCTAAATCCTCATTAGCTATCTTATAATGCCTGTCTGAAATAATTAATTCATATACAATGTTTTCAATATCAGGTAATTTTAATATGGAACTTACAAGACTATATAAGGCGAGCTTTTTGTATTTTTTCATATCGTGATTTTTACAGATTGCATATAATTTTGATTTCGGTTGGTCAAGAAGATATTCTCTTCTGTTAAAACTTTTAACACCATCTTCTTCGTCAAACTTGAAATATTTATTACTTGTTGCTATCCGTATTTTTTCTGGTTGAGCTTTTAAAATGCCTATGTACCTTGTTGAAGGTATTGGTAATACAAGTTCTTTTTTATTGATGTGAGCAACAGTATATTTTACTTTGGTTTTGAGTATATCAATAAATATCTGTTCTGTATCTTTCATAGATGATGGATAATTACCATTGGTTACTCTCCAATTCCTAATGTAAGTGAAGGAACCAATGTAATCCTGTAAATATTTAGTGCTTACATTTACCATATGCCAATATATATAATCTTTTATATCCGGGTAAATACTTTGAGGAAAATGGAAAGATAAAGTTACCACTATCTGTTCAAGTACATCACTCACTAGTAGATGGCATACATGTTGGGCAATACTTTAATAAAATTCAAGAAATTTTAGATAATCCTGTAGAGTATTTATAATATCTGCCTTTATAAAAAAAATCATTTGTTCAGTTGATTTTCAATGTTCTTATTAGGCGTCACAAACAATAAAAGTTTGTGGCGTTTTTGATTACTACAAACTAGGATAATATGGTGCAGTAAAGATTGGGCTGTTCCAATCTTTACTGTTATGTTATATAATGGTAACAATGATTCGAAATCGTAAAACACTATATAATAACATAAGGAGTAAAATCTACAGAAAATTTACATATGAAAAGGAGTGTTAAAATGAAATCGGTAATGTCATGTATATTAAATCGTAGAAGTATCCGAGCATATACTTTAAAGAAAGAGATGAAGTTTTTACTTATTATTATAAAAATGCAGAGATCTTAGCTGACATTATTTTGAATGGTAAAGAACAGTTAAATATTTGATTGGTATGATGGAATTATAATAGGAAGTAAAAAAATGTAAAACTTGATAGGTGTAGGTGATATCAGCGATATCTGAAGACATTTCTCAGATATATGTCAAACTTATAAAATATGACGAATTAACTTGAATGGTATAAAACATTAATTATTATAATTAATTTTTGAATGGGGGATATTTAAATGGTAGATTCAAAAGGTTGGGAATGGGAAAAAGCAAATCAATCGCCTTGGTTAACACCAACTGATGATGTTTATTATCTGGCTAACAAGTGGTTAGAGTTAGGCTTTAAAAAGGTTTTAGATTTGGGTGCTGGATTAGGACGGCACTCTATATTTTTTGCGCAAAAAGGTTTTAAAGTATCGGCAATAGATATATCAGATTACGGAGTGAATCATTTAAAAGAATGGGCTAAAAAAGAAAATTTAGATATTGATATTAAACTTGGAGATATGATTTCTTTACCTTATGCAGATAATTCTTTTGACTGTGTAATTGCTTATCATTCTATTTCTCATACTGATACATCGGGTACAAAAAAGGTTATAAGTGAAATAGAGAGAGTATTAAAGCAAGGTGGAGAAGTGTATACTTCAATGTGTTCTAAAGAGTCTTGGGAGTTTGCTAAAGCGGGGTATCCCCAAATAGATGAGAATACAGTATTAAATAAAGAAGATGGACCAGATAAAGATGTACCACATTTTTATGCTAATAGTGACGATATTTTAGACTTATTTCACAATTTTGATATAGAAAGGGTACGGCATATTGATTATTGTGTTATAGACAATGAAAAACAAGATAGCAAATATTATTATATAAATGGACGTAAAAAATAGAAGGTAGAAGATTAATATGTCTTATTAGCAAAAAAAGATATGTATACTAAAAGGTTTTGCAAATTTAAAAAGGAGTTTATAAGATGGAAATACATCAAGATGAATATTTATTTACTGATGATGATAAAAAAATTAATTTAAATGAACTTTGCAATCTATTAAGACAGTCGCATTGGGCTAAAAATCGACCTATTGGCGTAATTGAAAAGACAATTGAGACTTCACTTTGTTTTTCTATCTATCACAATGATGTGCAAATTGGATTTGCAAGAGTTGTGAGCGATTACGCTGTTTATAGTTTAATATTAGATGTGATTATTGATGAAAAATATAGAGGGATAGGCTTAGCAACAAAACTTATTGGTTTTATAAATAATCATCCAAGATTAAAAGACACAAATAAAGTTCTTTGGACAAAAAATGCAAAAGATTTGTATTTGAAGTGTGGATTTAACGAAGAAGATTGTTATACTTTTATGTTTAATAGACCTTAATAGGCTGTAACAAATACTTCATAATATTTATAAAGTTCGTCATACCTCCGTCTTATGGACTATCCGAGTAGTGAATATATACAATAACAGAATTTTTGGTTCTGAGGGCAGAGAAGTGACTCCATTAGGCTATTGCGGTAATCCATCTAACATAGACTTGAAAGATGCAAAGAAATTTACCGATGACTTTGCAAAGTCATCTGCTAATTTAATAATTAGCTCGATAAGGTCTTTGTAACTTATCATATCTTAATATAATATCTATAGAATTAAAAATCGCGGTTTATGCAAGAGGCACTATTGAGAAACTCTGCTTACATTGATAATGGATATATTAATGCATATTACTATTGAATAATTAAGAGTGATTATATAAATGTTAATAAAATATAATTATAAGTCATTTAGGGGGTGGACAAAATGATGCTCGAAAATATTAGGTTTAGTCCAAGAGCATATAGTTTAATTGAATATGCAGGTATATATGCCATGGAATATAAATGTAATTCAATTCATCCTATACATATATTCTTAGGTGCATTAAAAATGGACTATAACCTCAATAATGAATTAAAATCTATCTACCAAGTAGATGCTGGAATAATAAATAGCATTTTTGACTCAATAGAGTTAAAAAATGCTTGTAATGAATATGTAGCACTTAAAACTAATAATTCATCATTAATAAATATATCTTTATTAACTAAAAATATTCTATTTGATGCAAAAAAAATATCAGAACTTTACGAAGAACATGGCCAAATATATGTTAACGATAGTCATATATTACGAGCCATATTTAATTCTGATGATAAGGCAACCAAGCAATACTTATCTAAAGTTGATAAAGATATAATACTTTCCGTAACAGCATCCTCTAAGGACATGATTGTTGATTTAAATAAGCAATTTACTATCAACGATATAGAAGGAGTGACTATAAGAAAAGTTACTGAAAATGACAAGGATGCTCTTAGTGAATTTGTGCTAAAAAATTTCTATGATAGATGGGCTAAGACAATACAGTACGGTCTTGCTCTGAATGATATGCCAATTTATATAGCCATAATAGATGATAAACCAGTAGGATTTGCGGGATACAATATTTCTAAACAGAGAAAGGGATATTTCGGACCTTTGGGAGTTTTAAGAAATTATAGAGATGTAAAAATTGGTCAAGCATTATTAAATGCCTGTTTAATTGATATGAAAAAACTTGGTTTTAAAACTTGTATAATCGGAAATGCAAGTTCAATTGAGTTTTATCAAAAATCATGTGGAGCAATTGTTATTCCTTTAGTTGAGTCATAATATTCATATAGGACGAAACATTAGTCTATATACTTTTAAAGAAGGTATTTATATGGAAAATAGGGGTTATTGTTCTTGTTGCTATATATGTAGTTATAGCTATAAATTTAAAATTTTTAGTTACTACAAGTAAAATAAAGTAAAGTAAAATATCAAAGTTATTTTATAAAGATGATGAAATTGGAAAGGATGTATAATTATATGGATAATGATGTTTTGTGGTATATAGAAAAGCAAATTGATAGAACCATAATTAATTTAAGAAAACGCAACATGGAAGGCTTCTTTGTTAAAGATAATAAGGAGTAAAAGAACTTTTGAAAGAACTTATAGCTGAAAATTCTGTAGTAGGTGTTGGTGATTCTATGACTCTCTTTGAAACAGGTGTTATAGATTTTCTTCGCGAGGAAAACTATACTTTTTTGGATAAGTATAGAGAAGGTATCATAAGTAAAGAAAGAAAACAAATATATATACAAAACTTTTCTGCTGATACTTTTATA
This DNA window, taken from Clostridium estertheticum, encodes the following:
- a CDS encoding DUF6773 family protein, with amino-acid sequence MKKNLIHDERAVAQKRKIGNEVCNLLLGGLGISLFIKEYVFNVPFSQCVTEVICLFGAFIYIVIRNIIAGNDLCETKNSGKKSVVLISLVGGLATCVISGIANYARYGEKYTDGIFFMITLAMLFVSGTVVTFLIYSPIYKLNQKRQKKIAEELDKEESDIK
- a CDS encoding GNAT family N-acetyltransferase, which encodes MEIHQDEYLFTDDDKKINLNELCNLLRQSHWAKNRPIGVIEKTIETSLCFSIYHNDVQIGFARVVSDYAVYSLILDVIIDEKYRGIGLATKLIGFINNHPRLKDTNKVLWTKNAKDLYLKCGFNEEDCYTFMFNRP
- a CDS encoding class I SAM-dependent methyltransferase; this encodes MVDSKGWEWEKANQSPWLTPTDDVYYLANKWLELGFKKVLDLGAGLGRHSIFFAQKGFKVSAIDISDYGVNHLKEWAKKENLDIDIKLGDMISLPYADNSFDCVIAYHSISHTDTSGTKKVISEIERVLKQGGEVYTSMCSKESWEFAKAGYPQIDENTVLNKEDGPDKDVPHFYANSDDILDLFHNFDIERVRHIDYCVIDNEKQDSKYYYINGRKK
- a CDS encoding CatA-like O-acetyltransferase gives rise to the protein MKLPLSVQVHHSLVDGIHVGQYFNKIQEILDNPVEYL
- a CDS encoding DUF6199 family natural product biosynthesis protein, translated to MPKVITIIPTIFLGFIFFYGLLNAIIPKMLWKTFESWKATKEPTNTYFMSRRIAGIITMLIVSGIFLFPYLMSKQ
- a CDS encoding helix-turn-helix transcriptional regulator, which translates into the protein MKNKRMKIARIECDMKQEDLAKAVAVTRQTIGLIESGNYNPSLNLCISICETLGKTLNDLFWEEKHEKKLNT
- a CDS encoding GNAT family N-acetyltransferase, with product MMLENIRFSPRAYSLIEYAGIYAMEYKCNSIHPIHIFLGALKMDYNLNNELKSIYQVDAGIINSIFDSIELKNACNEYVALKTNNSSLINISLLTKNILFDAKKISELYEEHGQIYVNDSHILRAIFNSDDKATKQYLSKVDKDIILSVTASSKDMIVDLNKQFTINDIEGVTIRKVTENDKDALSEFVLKNFYDRWAKTIQYGLALNDMPIYIAIIDDKPVGFAGYNISKQRKGYFGPLGVLRNYRDVKIGQALLNACLIDMKKLGFKTCIIGNASSIEFYQKSCGAIVIPLVES